From the genome of Streptomyces sp. V2I9:
GGAGCCCGCGCGCGACTGATCCGCGCCTTCGGCCGTACGGCTCGTACGGCCGATGGGCCGGGTGAACCGCCCCTGTACGGGTGGTTCTCCCGGCCCATTCGCATGAATCGGGCCCGATGGCGCGTTCCCCGGCCGAATCTGTCCGAATTATGGCGTTCACAACGAATGCGTGGAGGTAAACGCAGGTGAGCGCGCAGGTCACACCGCCCCGCGGAAACGGCATGTTCCGCACGAAATCCGTCGAACAGTCGATCCGGGACACCGAGGAGCCGGAACACGGACTCAAGAAGTCCCTCTCCGCCCTGGACCTGACGGTCTTCGGCGTCGGCGTCATCATCGGCACCGGCATCTTCGTCCTCACCGGCCAGGTCGCCAAGGAGACGGCGGGCCCCGCCACCGCGATCGCGTTCGTCGTCGCGGGCGTCGTCTGCGGACTGGCCGCGCTCTGCTACGCCGAGTTCGCCTCGACCGTCCCGGTGGCCGGCTCCGCGTACACCTTCTCCTACGCCTCGCTGGGCGAGCTGGTGGCCTGGATCATCGGCTGGGACCTGGTGCTGGAGTTCGCGCTGGGCACCGCGGTGGTCGCGGTCGGCTGGTCCGGCTACATCCGCTCCCTGATGGACAACGCGGGCTGGGCGCTGCCCGAGGTGCTCTCGGGCACGGACGTGGCGGAAGGATTCGGCTTCGACATCCTGGCCTTCGCCCTGGTGCTCGTCCTCACCGTCATCCTCGTCGTCGGCATGAAGCTGTCCGCCCGCGTCACCACGGTCGTCGTGGCGATCAAGGTCGGCGTGGTCCTCATGGTGATCGTCGCGGGCCTGTTCTTCATCAAGGCCGAGAACTACAAGCCCTTCATCCCGCCGGCCGAGAAGCAGGAGGCCGGCGGCGGCTGGGACGCCCCGCTGGTGCAGCTGATGTTCGGCTACGAACCCACCAACTTCGGCGTGATGGGCATCTTCACCGCCGCCTCCATCGTCTTCTTCGCCTTCATCGG
Proteins encoded in this window:
- a CDS encoding amino acid permease, giving the protein MFRTKSVEQSIRDTEEPEHGLKKSLSALDLTVFGVGVIIGTGIFVLTGQVAKETAGPATAIAFVVAGVVCGLAALCYAEFASTVPVAGSAYTFSYASLGELVAWIIGWDLVLEFALGTAVVAVGWSGYIRSLMDNAGWALPEVLSGTDVAEGFGFDILAFALVLVLTVILVVGMKLSARVTTVVVAIKVGVVLMVIVAGLFFIKAENYKPFIPPAEKQEAGGGWDAPLVQLMFGYEPTNFGVMGIFTAASIVFFAFIGFDVVATAAEETKLPQRDMPRGILGSLVICTVLYVAVSIVVTGMQHYSELSVSAPLADAFKATGHPFYAGLISFGAAVGLTTVCMILLLGQTRVFFAMSRDGLLPRFFSKTHPRFHTPYRPTILLGVLIAVIAGFTSIEELATLVNIGTLFAFVVVALGVLVLRRTRPDLPRAFRTPLVPLLPIVSVAASVWLMLNLPVETWVRFGAWMVLGVVIYFAYGRSHSRMAGENR